From Acidothermus cellulolyticus 11B, a single genomic window includes:
- a CDS encoding acyltransferase family protein, with the protein MGASMTGGVRSPATRVSGAPEKRLSGLDGLRGLAILGVLVYHADFRAARGGFLGVDVFFVISGFLITYLLVTERARAGVISLARFYARRARRLLPALFVMLAVLTGVLALFFPGDFREARGDIAAALGYFSNWWYVVHHRSYFVAIGRPPPLQHLWSLAVEEQFYLIWPLLLAVLCLGRPRPRLIAAVGVAGAVASAWWMRTLAVAGNVPYDTDGSRLYFGTDTHASSLLLGAAAAGVVSAIRASGGARTSRWARRRHVLAELAASAALITVILAMCRLGEFTPSLYRGGFFAVGVVTAVLVSLVTRPASILGRVLDNPPLRWMGTRSYGLYIWHWPVFVYTRPGLDWPLHGLTAAAARIAITVALAEASYRIVELPIRTRGWRVVAASFTSRALAPIAAGAAVAAILLVPLAAYRVTVDTAAEHHAVAVPAAAPTVVWPTPQPTPTPIPAASPSDPTGTPSPSPAASSPVRSPIATRTTHASTPSNTAQPSGPPPQVTAVGDSILIDATPALRHLCPSIEIYAVIGWQAHTMFEELRALHDSGRLGAIVVIEAGTNGPVSPDELSATLTLLDDRSRVVLVNDHMDRPWEPANNALFPQAAASHSNTVVADWDTMANHHPEWLTPDGVHLQPAGVQPYAAMIQQAAGCG; encoded by the coding sequence ATGGGAGCTTCGATGACCGGGGGAGTGCGATCTCCAGCGACCCGCGTGTCCGGAGCGCCGGAGAAGCGCTTGTCGGGGCTCGATGGGCTGCGCGGCTTGGCGATTCTCGGCGTCCTCGTGTATCACGCGGATTTCAGAGCAGCCCGCGGCGGTTTCCTCGGCGTCGATGTGTTCTTTGTGATCTCCGGTTTTCTCATCACCTATCTGCTGGTCACGGAACGCGCTCGTGCCGGCGTGATCTCGCTCGCTCGCTTCTACGCTCGCCGGGCCCGGCGCCTTCTCCCTGCGTTGTTCGTGATGCTCGCCGTCTTGACCGGTGTTCTCGCCCTCTTCTTCCCCGGCGATTTCCGCGAGGCCCGCGGCGATATCGCCGCCGCGCTTGGCTACTTCTCAAACTGGTGGTACGTCGTCCACCACCGGTCGTACTTCGTCGCGATCGGGCGTCCGCCGCCGCTGCAGCACCTCTGGTCGCTTGCCGTCGAGGAGCAGTTCTACCTAATCTGGCCACTGCTTCTTGCCGTGCTGTGCCTTGGACGGCCTCGGCCACGACTGATCGCCGCGGTCGGTGTTGCCGGAGCCGTCGCGTCAGCGTGGTGGATGCGCACGCTCGCCGTCGCCGGCAACGTGCCATACGACACCGACGGCTCGCGGTTGTACTTCGGCACCGACACGCACGCCAGTTCGCTTCTCCTGGGCGCCGCGGCGGCCGGGGTCGTGTCGGCCATTCGGGCATCCGGCGGAGCCCGCACGAGTCGGTGGGCCCGTCGTCGGCACGTACTCGCTGAATTGGCAGCCAGCGCCGCTCTGATCACGGTGATTCTGGCCATGTGCCGCCTTGGCGAGTTCACGCCGTCGCTGTACCGCGGTGGATTCTTCGCCGTCGGCGTCGTCACCGCCGTCCTCGTGTCGCTCGTCACCCGGCCGGCTAGCATCCTCGGACGAGTACTCGACAACCCGCCGCTGCGATGGATGGGCACCCGCTCCTATGGCCTGTACATCTGGCACTGGCCGGTCTTCGTCTACACCAGACCGGGATTGGACTGGCCGCTGCACGGTCTCACCGCTGCGGCCGCGCGGATCGCCATCACGGTCGCGCTTGCCGAGGCGTCGTACCGGATCGTCGAGCTCCCCATCCGCACCCGCGGCTGGCGGGTCGTTGCGGCGTCGTTCACCTCTCGGGCGTTGGCGCCGATTGCCGCCGGCGCTGCAGTCGCCGCCATCCTGCTTGTGCCGCTGGCCGCGTACCGTGTGACCGTCGATACCGCCGCGGAGCATCACGCAGTGGCGGTTCCCGCCGCAGCACCGACGGTGGTATGGCCCACGCCGCAACCCACGCCGACGCCGATTCCCGCGGCGTCACCCAGCGACCCGACCGGCACCCCGTCGCCGTCCCCGGCGGCGTCCTCGCCCGTGAGGTCGCCGATCGCCACCCGGACGACGCACGCAAGCACACCGTCGAACACAGCCCAACCGAGTGGGCCTCCTCCGCAGGTGACTGCCGTCGGCGACTCGATTCTCATCGATGCGACACCGGCTCTGCGGCACCTGTGCCCAAGCATTGAAATCTACGCGGTCATCGGGTGGCAGGCGCACACGATGTTCGAAGAATTGCGCGCCCTGCACGACAGCGGCCGGCTAGGCGCAATTGTCGTCATCGAAGCCGGCACGAACGGCCCGGTGAGTCCTGATGAGCTGTCGGCGACGCTCACGCTGCTCGATGATCGTTCGCGAGTCGTCTTGGTCAACGACCACATGGACCGCCCGTGGGAGCCGGCCAACAACGCGTTGTTTCCCCAAGCGGCGGCGTCCCATTCGAATACCGTCGTCGCTGACTGGGACACCATGGCGAACCATCATCCGGAGTGGCTGACCCCGGATGGCGTGCACTTGCAGCCGGCCGGCGTTCAGCCCTACGCCGCGATGATTCAGCAAGCCGCAGGGTGCGGGTGA
- a CDS encoding carbohydrate binding domain-containing protein — protein sequence MNGGFETGDVSGWSCQAPDAVVGSPVHSGRYALAGVPTGSTTGQCTQTVSVAPNTTYTVSAWVNGSYVYLGANGASGDVNTWTPGTGGAYQQLTIRVTTGPTQTTMTVYIHGWYAQPTYYADDITLT from the coding sequence GTGAATGGGGGGTTTGAGACCGGTGATGTGTCGGGGTGGAGTTGTCAGGCGCCGGATGCGGTGGTCGGATCGCCGGTGCATTCCGGCCGGTATGCGTTGGCGGGGGTGCCGACCGGTTCGACGACCGGCCAGTGCACCCAGACGGTGAGTGTGGCGCCGAATACCACCTACACGGTGTCGGCGTGGGTGAACGGGTCGTACGTGTACCTGGGGGCTAATGGGGCCAGTGGGGATGTCAACACCTGGACCCCGGGGACCGGTGGGGCCTACCAGCAGCTGACCATCCGGGTCACCACCGGACCCACCCAGACCACCATGACCGTCTACATCCACGGCTGGTACGCCCAACCCACCTACTACGCCGACGACATCACCCTCACCTAA
- a CDS encoding glycosyl hydrolase family 18 protein: MQLTRRAAALAAATATLPVISLGLVSGLSAPAHAANGGIKVAYYDQWSIYLNAFYPKNLDTSGIAGKLDFLIYDFENINPTTLQCFEATKAADQNESNPNAGDGAGDQYADMDKMYSADISVNGQADVWNQPVAGNFHQLQLLKAKYPNLKILLSIGGWTYSKYFSDAAATDASRKSFVSSCIDMFIKGNLPKDSAGFGGPGVIAGLFDGIDIDWEYPASPDGHVGNHYSPADTANFTALLAEFRSELDAYGASVGRKMYLTAALPSGQDKIRLIQTDKIGQYLDFADVMTYDMHGAWDATGPTNFQDPLFESPNDPSTPVPPGSEHYAIDNAIRAYTGGDAAYGIPGGFPAAKINIGVPFYYRGWTGVSAGSNHGLYQPATGPAPGHQYSGNVPGIAMYKELTGFVDNPAYTFWDPVTQAAWFYDGTTFYTGESAQSIRARTDYVHCKGLGGVMMFSLYDLDPSATLFNQVVNGLAATTTSCPSPSSTPTVSSSPSPSPSSSPSPSPSSSLSPSPSPSSSPSPSSSPSPSPSSLPVCAPAYDNSKVYVGGNVVSYNGHNWTAKWWTQGEPPSTGGSGVWQDNGPCATTSPSPSPSPSPSPSPSPSPSPSPSPSPSPSPSPSPSPSPSASPSAGLVVNGGFETGDVSGWSCQAPDAVVGSPVHSGRYALAGVPTGSTTGQCTQTVSVAPNTTYTVSAWVNGSYVYLGANGASGDVNTWTPGTGGAYQQLTIRVTTGPTQTTMTVYIHGWYAQPTYYADDITLT; encoded by the coding sequence GTGCAGCTCACCAGACGGGCTGCGGCTCTGGCCGCGGCCACCGCCACTCTGCCGGTCATCAGCCTCGGCTTGGTCTCGGGGTTGTCCGCGCCGGCACATGCCGCAAACGGGGGAATCAAGGTCGCGTACTACGACCAATGGTCCATTTACCTCAACGCGTTTTACCCGAAGAATCTTGATACGTCGGGTATCGCCGGAAAGCTCGACTTCCTCATCTACGACTTCGAGAACATCAATCCCACCACGCTCCAATGCTTCGAGGCGACCAAGGCGGCCGACCAGAATGAGAGCAACCCGAACGCAGGAGACGGTGCCGGCGATCAGTATGCCGACATGGACAAGATGTACAGCGCCGATATCAGCGTCAACGGGCAAGCCGACGTCTGGAATCAACCGGTGGCTGGAAACTTCCACCAGCTTCAACTGCTCAAAGCCAAGTACCCGAACCTCAAGATTCTCTTGTCGATCGGTGGATGGACGTATTCCAAGTATTTCTCGGACGCCGCCGCCACCGACGCGAGCCGGAAGTCCTTCGTGAGTTCGTGCATCGACATGTTCATCAAGGGAAACCTCCCGAAGGACTCGGCGGGATTCGGCGGGCCCGGTGTCATCGCCGGCCTGTTCGACGGCATCGACATTGACTGGGAGTACCCGGCGTCGCCGGACGGTCACGTGGGCAACCACTACAGTCCAGCCGACACGGCCAACTTCACGGCGCTGCTAGCTGAATTTCGCAGTGAGCTGGACGCGTACGGCGCATCCGTCGGGCGGAAGATGTACCTCACGGCGGCGCTTCCGAGCGGCCAAGACAAGATTCGTCTCATTCAGACGGACAAAATCGGTCAATACCTCGATTTCGCCGACGTCATGACCTACGACATGCACGGCGCCTGGGACGCCACCGGTCCGACCAACTTCCAAGACCCGCTGTTTGAATCGCCGAACGATCCGAGTACTCCGGTGCCGCCAGGCAGCGAGCATTACGCGATCGACAATGCCATCCGCGCCTATACCGGCGGCGATGCTGCCTACGGGATTCCAGGTGGTTTTCCCGCAGCAAAGATAAACATCGGCGTCCCGTTCTACTACCGCGGGTGGACCGGTGTGTCCGCGGGAAGCAACCACGGCTTGTACCAACCGGCGACCGGCCCGGCGCCGGGACATCAGTACTCGGGTAACGTACCGGGCATCGCCATGTACAAAGAGCTCACGGGATTTGTCGACAATCCCGCTTACACCTTCTGGGACCCCGTGACGCAAGCCGCGTGGTTCTATGACGGAACCACCTTTTACACCGGGGAATCCGCGCAGTCCATTAGGGCGCGAACCGATTACGTCCACTGCAAGGGACTCGGTGGCGTCATGATGTTCTCGTTGTACGACCTGGATCCGAGCGCCACGCTGTTCAACCAAGTCGTCAACGGACTTGCTGCGACAACGACAAGTTGCCCAAGCCCGTCGTCGACACCGACCGTGTCGTCGAGTCCGTCTCCGTCTCCGTCGTCGAGTCCGTCTCCGTCTCCGTCGTCGAGTTTGTCTCCTTCTCCGAGTCCGTCGTCGTCGCCTTCTCCGTCGTCGTCGCCGTCTCCGTCGCCGTCGTCGTTGCCGGTGTGTGCGCCGGCGTATGACAACAGCAAGGTGTACGTGGGGGGGAATGTGGTGAGTTATAACGGGCACAATTGGACGGCGAAGTGGTGGACGCAGGGGGAGCCGCCGAGCACGGGCGGGTCGGGGGTCTGGCAGGACAATGGTCCGTGCGCGACCACCAGCCCAAGCCCGTCGCCGAGCCCGTCCCCGTCTCCGTCTCCGTCCCCGTCTCCGTCGCCGTCTCCGTCGCCGAGCCCGTCCCCGTCCCCGTCTCCGTCGCCGAGCCCGTCGCCGTCGGCGAGTCCGTCGGCGGGGTTGGTGGTGAATGGGGGGTTTGAGACCGGTGATGTGTCGGGGTGGAGTTGTCAGGCGCCGGATGCGGTGGTCGGATCGCCGGTGCATTCCGGCCGGTATGCGTTGGCGGGGGTGCCGACCGGTTCGACGACCGGCCAGTGCACCCAGACGGTGAGTGTGGCGCCGAATACCACCTACACGGTGTCGGCGTGGGTGAACGGGTCGTACGTGTACCTGGGGGCTAATGGGGCCAGTGGGGATGTCAACACCTGGACCCCGGGGACCGGTGGGGCCTACCAGCAGCTGACCATCCGGGTCACCACCGGACCCACCCAGACCACCATGACCGTCTACATCCACGGCTGGTACGCCCAACCCACCTACTACGCCGACGACATCACCCTCACCTAA
- a CDS encoding cell wall-binding repeat-containing protein, translating to MNGRSAVAALLAGAVLALLTAFPTTASAAQPVVTVGAAPTPPADAQFLGPISGAQTGTVIQVNVVLRSRDSLGLDRFMAEVTNPHSPEYRHFLTPGQFQRRFGPTTQAINDVTAAFRNLGLQRTSALGSVLGFSGSLAQFSSALHIGFARYRLHSGRIARINTAAPQLPVSVARYISGIVGLDDLARAAPAIPRHAAPTRVPVWSAGTAATPGSSTSCLSTSPTNAYYLPDQLARYYGLDTLFTVGALGAGVTVALPEFEPFLSSDIAAFNQCFGLTATPQVVTVDGGAGSGPGSGEAALDIETVAALAPSATIKVYEGPNGAGILSVYNAIANDATVNIVSVSWLLCEADLPSGYGASLRAIFQQMVAEGQTPLAASGDWGSAGCYPDITPSYPNGGNTALSVETPASFPEVTGVGGTSLPDLSGTSEVAWAGACTDGSGGSSPCGTGGGISALWTMPTWQVPLAITAQSSGTPCGAPAGTYCREVPDVSASADPSHGYVIYWTYVDPVTSTSNPGFYVIGGTSAAAPLWAALLADISSSCRPQQWGSINSTLYGLVGAGITLFRDITSGNNDLFGAGGYAAGTGYDMVTGLGSPQGGALSAYLCPAAADGAGSITATPASVTASSTQDFSFTYAAPAGQTLRAGKLQLTVPAGWPSPSTTSGTPGYVTATAGTVTISNSTITVSGLTLAAGATVSLTYHTVTAPATAGTYPFAAAMGNSGDTPQSLTSPATIVVTAPPPPGGGGGGSGGSGGSGSGGGSGSGGGGGGGGGGAFGHPQPIRVAGADRIATAIAASQTAFPIDAGAHVVVLARSDNFPDALAGTPLAITKEGPILLTPTTSLDPRTLAEIERVLPRGATVYLLGGTAALSPAIADVLLNDGYVVVRLAGADRYGTAVAIANALGDPTTVFEADGTNFPDALTAGTAAAHEGGVVLLTDGSRLPAATASYLAAHPGTHIAVGGPAAHADPTAVPYVGADRYETAALVDRAFFAVPIVIGCASGANFPDALSGGAVAGLAGGPIVLVPAIGDLPGPTVQYLQQAAASASKAWVFGGTAAVSDVVFNEIAAALTGG from the coding sequence ATGAACGGGCGGTCGGCCGTTGCGGCGCTGCTCGCAGGGGCAGTTCTGGCACTCCTCACCGCATTTCCCACCACTGCGTCCGCCGCGCAACCCGTCGTTACCGTTGGCGCCGCGCCGACACCGCCTGCTGACGCCCAGTTCCTTGGGCCCATATCCGGTGCGCAAACCGGGACGGTGATCCAGGTAAACGTCGTCTTACGGTCCAGGGATTCGCTGGGCCTTGACCGCTTCATGGCCGAGGTCACAAATCCGCACTCGCCTGAATACCGGCACTTTCTCACGCCTGGGCAATTCCAGCGGCGGTTCGGCCCCACCACGCAGGCAATCAACGACGTTACCGCGGCGTTCCGAAATCTCGGATTGCAGCGAACCTCCGCCCTCGGCTCGGTACTCGGTTTCTCCGGATCGCTTGCCCAGTTTTCGTCGGCACTGCACATTGGCTTTGCGCGCTACCGACTCCATTCCGGGCGAATTGCCCGCATCAACACCGCCGCTCCGCAACTGCCGGTGTCCGTCGCCCGGTACATCAGCGGCATCGTCGGGCTCGACGATCTCGCGCGCGCCGCGCCCGCCATCCCTCGGCACGCCGCGCCGACGCGCGTGCCGGTGTGGTCTGCCGGGACGGCCGCTACGCCGGGGTCGTCGACCTCCTGCCTGTCGACGTCACCGACGAACGCCTATTACTTGCCGGATCAGCTTGCCAGATATTACGGCCTCGACACACTGTTTACCGTCGGCGCTCTCGGCGCAGGGGTGACGGTTGCGCTGCCTGAATTCGAGCCTTTTCTGTCGTCCGACATCGCGGCATTCAACCAATGCTTCGGTCTGACAGCAACACCTCAGGTGGTCACGGTGGACGGCGGAGCCGGCTCCGGCCCCGGGAGCGGCGAGGCGGCATTGGACATTGAGACCGTCGCCGCGCTGGCGCCGAGCGCTACCATCAAGGTTTACGAGGGACCGAACGGCGCAGGAATTTTGTCCGTCTACAACGCCATTGCGAATGACGCGACAGTAAACATTGTCTCCGTCAGTTGGCTTCTCTGTGAGGCGGACTTGCCGTCAGGATATGGCGCCAGCCTCCGTGCCATATTTCAACAGATGGTTGCCGAGGGCCAGACGCCCCTCGCGGCCAGCGGTGACTGGGGATCGGCCGGTTGTTATCCAGACATTACTCCGTCATATCCAAACGGCGGCAACACCGCCCTGTCTGTCGAAACCCCGGCAAGCTTTCCCGAAGTCACCGGCGTTGGCGGCACCAGTCTCCCGGATCTGAGCGGAACCTCAGAAGTCGCATGGGCGGGCGCCTGCACGGACGGCTCGGGCGGCTCGTCTCCCTGCGGCACCGGCGGCGGAATCTCCGCACTGTGGACCATGCCGACATGGCAAGTCCCACTGGCAATCACCGCACAATCATCCGGCACTCCCTGCGGCGCTCCGGCCGGTACGTACTGCCGGGAAGTGCCTGACGTCAGCGCGTCCGCGGATCCGTCACACGGATATGTCATCTACTGGACGTACGTCGATCCGGTTACGAGTACGTCGAACCCCGGCTTCTATGTCATCGGCGGAACGAGCGCCGCGGCGCCGCTGTGGGCGGCGTTGCTCGCTGACATTTCATCCAGTTGTCGGCCTCAACAGTGGGGCTCAATAAATTCCACACTCTATGGCCTCGTTGGTGCGGGAATCACCCTGTTCCGTGACATCACCAGCGGGAACAACGACCTCTTTGGCGCAGGGGGATACGCAGCGGGCACGGGATATGACATGGTGACCGGATTGGGAAGTCCCCAAGGCGGCGCGCTCAGCGCGTATCTCTGCCCGGCGGCGGCGGACGGCGCCGGCTCCATCACCGCAACGCCAGCGTCCGTGACGGCGAGCAGCACCCAGGATTTCTCGTTCACGTACGCGGCGCCTGCCGGTCAGACCTTGAGAGCCGGAAAGCTCCAACTAACCGTGCCTGCCGGCTGGCCAAGCCCTTCGACCACGTCAGGCACACCCGGCTATGTGACCGCTACCGCCGGCACCGTAACGATAAGCAATTCGACCATCACGGTAAGCGGTCTCACGTTAGCGGCAGGCGCCACGGTCAGCCTCACGTACCACACTGTCACCGCGCCTGCCACAGCGGGTACCTACCCGTTCGCCGCGGCGATGGGAAATTCGGGCGACACACCGCAGTCGCTGACCAGCCCAGCGACGATCGTCGTAACAGCCCCTCCGCCGCCAGGCGGCGGAGGCGGGGGCAGCGGCGGTAGCGGAGGTTCCGGGAGCGGGGGCGGCAGCGGAAGCGGAGGAGGCGGCGGTGGCGGAGGGGGCGGCGCTTTCGGTCATCCGCAGCCAATCCGTGTCGCCGGAGCAGATCGGATAGCGACCGCGATCGCGGCGTCACAGACCGCCTTTCCCATCGACGCCGGCGCGCACGTCGTCGTCCTCGCCCGTTCCGACAACTTCCCCGACGCCCTCGCCGGAACTCCCTTGGCCATCACCAAAGAGGGCCCCATCCTCCTTACGCCGACGACATCGCTCGATCCACGGACGCTCGCTGAAATCGAGCGCGTCCTACCCCGCGGCGCAACCGTATACCTCCTCGGCGGAACAGCGGCGCTCTCCCCAGCCATTGCAGACGTGCTGCTCAACGACGGCTACGTCGTCGTCCGACTCGCCGGAGCGGACCGCTACGGAACCGCCGTCGCCATAGCCAATGCGCTCGGTGACCCGACGACCGTCTTCGAAGCTGACGGCACCAACTTTCCAGACGCCCTGACCGCCGGAACCGCGGCCGCCCACGAAGGCGGGGTCGTGCTCCTGACCGATGGCAGCCGGCTGCCCGCCGCCACCGCGTCCTACCTTGCGGCGCATCCCGGGACGCACATCGCGGTCGGTGGTCCGGCAGCTCACGCTGACCCCACCGCCGTCCCGTACGTCGGGGCGGACCGCTACGAGACAGCCGCGCTCGTCGATCGCGCATTTTTCGCCGTACCGATCGTGATTGGCTGCGCAAGTGGAGCGAATTTCCCCGATGCGTTGTCCGGAGGAGCGGTCGCGGGGTTGGCTGGTGGACCGATCGTCCTCGTGCCTGCCATAGGCGATCTGCCCGGACCAACAGTGCAGTACCTCCAGCAGGCAGCCGCCTCCGCCAGCAAAGCATGGGTTTTCGGTGGGACGGCGGCCGTGTCCGACGTCGTTTTCAACGAAATCGCGGCCGCCCTCACCGGCGGATGA
- a CDS encoding MGH1-like glycoside hydrolase domain-containing protein — protein MATAPSAEQRQRRDTTLRERAFRVLDGAWRTTGGYCWPNRRTYPHLWLWDSCFHAIAWAALGDERALREIDAVFRAQLPSGFLPHIRYADSNRADRRRGPLRGVSSFTQPPVFVRALDAIRQAGMPIPDHFFERAAQALDCLWRDRLRDGLLVIIHPWETGLDDSPRWDSWVGSHRWRRRRWTRFDRFLVTQTRYAEDGRGIDNACFLAAPASFNAIAADAAALLGTLLGDTAWRQRAEALAAALDEHAWDDDEQLWRDIPLRGGGDSSRIPTVDGLLPALCTRDRSRAAAALAQLSDPERFHAPFGPRYLPRTHPLYRPGQYWRGPAWPPLNYYLALAAVRNGYLHLSADLAERTRNAVLRARFAEYWNPETGRGLGARPQTWATIAVAFPGDP, from the coding sequence ATGGCGACGGCGCCGAGCGCCGAACAACGGCAACGCCGGGACACCACGCTGCGGGAACGGGCCTTTCGTGTCCTGGACGGCGCGTGGCGCACCACCGGCGGCTATTGCTGGCCGAACCGTCGCACCTATCCACACCTTTGGCTGTGGGATTCGTGCTTTCATGCCATCGCCTGGGCGGCCCTTGGTGATGAGCGGGCTCTTCGGGAAATCGACGCGGTTTTCCGCGCGCAATTGCCAAGTGGTTTTCTGCCGCACATCCGGTATGCGGACAGCAATCGTGCGGATCGGCGGCGTGGACCGTTGCGCGGCGTTTCGTCTTTCACCCAGCCGCCTGTCTTCGTCCGTGCCCTTGACGCCATTCGTCAGGCCGGAATGCCGATACCGGACCACTTCTTCGAGCGTGCCGCACAAGCGCTCGACTGCCTCTGGCGCGACCGGCTGCGCGACGGCCTTCTCGTCATCATCCACCCGTGGGAGACCGGACTCGATGATTCCCCGAGATGGGATTCGTGGGTCGGCTCGCATCGCTGGCGTCGCCGACGCTGGACGCGTTTCGACCGTTTTCTCGTGACCCAGACCCGCTACGCCGAGGACGGCCGCGGAATCGACAACGCCTGTTTCCTCGCCGCCCCCGCATCGTTCAACGCAATCGCCGCCGACGCCGCCGCGTTGCTCGGCACCCTTCTGGGCGATACGGCGTGGAGGCAGCGGGCGGAGGCGCTCGCCGCAGCGCTCGACGAGCACGCATGGGACGACGACGAACAGCTCTGGCGTGACATCCCGTTGCGTGGTGGTGGTGACAGTTCGCGAATTCCCACCGTCGACGGTCTGCTTCCCGCGCTCTGCACCCGTGACCGGTCTCGAGCCGCGGCGGCGCTCGCCCAGCTCAGCGATCCCGAGCGGTTCCACGCGCCGTTCGGTCCGCGGTACCTGCCCCGCACCCACCCGCTGTACCGACCGGGACAATATTGGCGAGGTCCGGCCTGGCCTCCGCTCAACTACTATCTCGCGCTCGCCGCGGTCCGCAATGGATATCTGCACCTGAGCGCGGACCTGGCCGAGCGTACGAGGAATGCCGTCCTCCGCGCACGTTTCGCCGAATACTGGAATCCGGAAACCGGCCGGGGCTTAGGTGCACGGCCGCAAACGTGGGCGACAATCGCCGTCGCTTTTCCTGGCGATCCCTGA
- a CDS encoding putative integral membrane protein, with protein sequence MRSDLRAPVLGLEPTVDAIASHRRRARQWIQWLSDHCWLITALASAIVAAVGFRGGDFAAQDYRVWIFRTHGFLVWDVNWYGGHSDLGYSVLFPAVGAVLGTVPATAVACVISTILWGRLVGREGAAAVVSRLWFSLLIVGDLIIGRAPFACSVAAALGAILAVRADRRLLALLAALTASLFSPLGAFFLLLVAAAWLPSLGWRRTLPLGGAVIGVAVAGILGDGGWFPFPWTAFVGQLVIVAVGLAITPREWRTMRRALVFYGIACVPLFLLPNPVGGNMARFASIVVGPLAAYVLLRSGRVKLLAALIVPLVAFQLQPVVGAVTAAAGDLSRKPQYYAGMLRYLEQHQQPPSRVEIPFTLNHWEATYVAEKVPLARGWERQIDLALNAELYHPLTAAEYLTWLRANAIRYVALSDAPLDAGGKAEGALLRHPPPYLKQVYADPHWRIWQVIGATPLAEGVGTISALAANGFTVESPRVGVTLVRLRWSPYWHVDSGTGCFVRTPDGWTDVIQLQPGQLKVSLRLAESQECTANQVREVGMNPAILDQSGP encoded by the coding sequence GTGAGGAGCGACCTGCGCGCACCGGTGCTCGGCCTCGAGCCCACCGTCGACGCGATCGCGTCGCATCGGCGTCGAGCTCGGCAATGGATTCAGTGGCTCTCCGATCATTGCTGGCTCATCACGGCCCTCGCGTCGGCAATCGTTGCGGCGGTTGGTTTCCGCGGCGGGGATTTTGCCGCACAGGATTACCGCGTCTGGATTTTCCGCACGCATGGGTTCCTGGTATGGGACGTGAATTGGTACGGGGGACATTCGGATCTCGGCTACAGCGTCCTGTTCCCCGCGGTCGGTGCCGTGCTCGGAACGGTACCGGCGACCGCGGTGGCCTGCGTCATCTCGACAATTCTCTGGGGTCGTCTCGTGGGCCGGGAAGGCGCGGCCGCCGTCGTCAGCCGGCTCTGGTTCTCGCTGCTCATTGTCGGAGATTTGATCATCGGGCGGGCGCCGTTCGCCTGCTCGGTGGCTGCGGCGCTGGGAGCCATTCTCGCCGTCCGCGCGGATCGCCGCCTGCTGGCCTTGCTCGCCGCGCTTACCGCATCCCTCTTCAGTCCGTTGGGGGCGTTTTTCCTTCTGCTCGTTGCCGCCGCGTGGCTGCCTAGTCTGGGTTGGCGGCGGACCCTGCCTCTGGGAGGCGCGGTCATCGGCGTCGCCGTGGCAGGCATTCTCGGGGACGGCGGTTGGTTCCCGTTTCCGTGGACGGCGTTCGTCGGGCAACTCGTCATTGTCGCGGTCGGTTTGGCGATTACGCCCCGCGAGTGGCGCACAATGCGACGCGCATTGGTCTTTTACGGTATCGCCTGTGTGCCGCTCTTTCTGTTGCCGAATCCGGTCGGCGGTAATATGGCGCGTTTTGCGAGCATCGTCGTCGGGCCGCTTGCCGCTTATGTCCTGCTCCGATCCGGACGGGTCAAACTCCTCGCCGCGCTCATCGTGCCGCTGGTTGCCTTCCAGTTGCAGCCGGTGGTCGGGGCGGTCACGGCGGCCGCCGGGGATTTGTCGAGGAAGCCTCAGTATTACGCAGGCATGCTTCGGTATCTCGAGCAGCATCAACAGCCGCCCAGCAGGGTTGAGATCCCGTTCACCCTCAATCACTGGGAGGCGACGTACGTCGCGGAGAAGGTTCCGCTGGCCCGCGGCTGGGAGCGCCAGATCGATTTAGCGCTGAACGCGGAACTCTATCATCCGTTGACCGCAGCCGAATACCTCACGTGGTTGCGGGCGAACGCCATCCGGTACGTCGCCTTGTCTGATGCTCCGCTCGATGCCGGCGGCAAAGCCGAGGGCGCTCTACTGCGACATCCCCCGCCCTACCTGAAGCAGGTGTACGCCGATCCGCACTGGCGCATCTGGCAGGTCATCGGCGCCACGCCGCTCGCGGAAGGCGTGGGGACGATTTCCGCCTTGGCGGCCAACGGATTCACCGTGGAGTCACCTCGTGTCGGTGTGACGCTGGTGCGGCTGCGCTGGTCGCCGTACTGGCACGTCGACAGCGGCACAGGGTGTTTCGTGCGCACGCCCGATGGGTGGACAGACGTCATACAACTGCAGCCGGGTCAATTGAAGGTGAGCTTGCGGCTCGCGGAGAGTCAGGAATGTACGGCGAACCAGGTGCGCGAGGTAGGGATGAATCCCGCAATCCTCGACCAGTCGGGGCCGTGA